From the candidate division KSB1 bacterium genome, the window ACTAATTTCTCATATCCTACGGTTGTAGCAGGAACTGCTCCCAAAGCCTTACCGCAAGCCGACCCTGCGCCATGCCCCGGTATTACCTGCACATGATCCGGCAAAGCTTTAAATTTCTTTAAGGATTGGAACAACTGGCGTGCGCCTTGTTCTTGTGTCCCGGCAATTCCAGCCGCTTTCTCCAACAGATCGGGTCGTCCCACGCTACCGACAAATACAAAATCTCCGGAGAAAAACATGACCGGCACATCGCCCGATTGCATATCGTTTACCAAAAAACTAATATGTTCCGGAGTATGGCCGGGGGTGTGCATCACTTCAACTTTAATATTGCCAAATTTAAATAGGTCGCCGTCTTTTAAACCGATGTGATCGTAACCATATAACCAGTCGGATCCGCCCTCGGCAGATAGCAGTAGCTCGGCGCCTGTTGCTGCTTTAAGTTCCCTGGCTCCACTCAAAAAATCTGCGTGGATGTGGGTCTCAGTGATGTGGGTTATCCGTAGGTTTTCTCTATCCGCAATTTCGAGATAGGTATCAATATCCCTCTTAGGATCGATAACCAGGGCAGTGCCAGTTTCCTGACAACCAATAAGATAACTAGCCTGAGCTAATCCATCTTCATATATTCTTTGAAAAAACAAAATCGATCCTTTCCTTGAAATTGACCTGGAATTTTCCTGGCGCACTATTCCATATTATAAAGTTTTTTCGAAACGGCTTCGTATTCATCTCCTTCAATCCAAAATGGCCTATTCTCCATATCTGCAATCAATCGTGCAGAATGTGTAAATGCTTTACAAAACTTCTGCAAATATCTAAAATCAAAATTCTCATCTGCTTGGTCACCAGGCTTGTGATAATATTTCATTAGCTCATCGCCACTCATTCGTTGCATAACAAATGACCTTTAACACAGAGGCACAAAGACACAAAGACACAAAGATGATTTATTATTGGATTTATTTTTGAATGCAATCTTTGTGACTTAGAGCCTTCGAGGCAAAAATAAAACTACCCATCCAATCAAATTATTATTCATTTAATTTCAACCCATTTTTGCCGTTTAGGTAATTCAAAACGGCCTCCATGACAATCATTCTGTCTTCCTCGGAATTAATGGTTTCAAAAGGAAATCCAAAAACCACCAAATTATATAACCCAATATATCCAATGGCTGCACTAAAGTTGTTCTCGCTATATCGTAAAATAGTTTTTGATTCCTTAACTGGATCGATAGCATCCGGAGATTCTACAGTATATATTTGAGGATCATAGGTAGTATTAAATCGAAATGATTCCCGAATCGGCAAAAAAAGTGAGTCAGATGAAAATACTCCTCCTGTACGGGCCGCATGGTTAGCAGCCCAATTTAATTTAAGAATCTCTCTGCCAAATTTAACATCAGGATGATCATCTGGCTTGTTCTCAAATAAATCAGTAGCCACGTACGCTCCTGAGATAAATAAGCTGCCACCATTTTGGCAGTAATATTTGATTTTTTTTTGCAGGGATTCCGGGAATGTTTTGAATTGCGTACCGAGTAAAGTATCGCCATAGGCTTTTGGCCAGTGCGTTTCTCTTTCTTCACCTAAAATTAAATCTACAAAACCATAGTCAGATAAATCTACCAAGCTGTC encodes:
- a CDS encoding MBL fold metallo-hydrolase, whose amino-acid sequence is MFFQRIYEDGLAQASYLIGCQETGTALVIDPKRDIDTYLEIADRENLRITHITETHIHADFLSGARELKAATGAELLLSAEGGSDWLYGYDHIGLKDGDLFKFGNIKVEVMHTPGHTPEHISFLVNDMQSGDVPVMFFSGDFVFVGSVGRPDLLEKAAGIAGTQEQGARQLFQSLKKFKALPDHVQVIPGHGAGSACGKALGAVPATTVGYEKLV